CCGCCTGGCAGAGGTGGGGACTGGCGAATTGACAACGGCGCTCAAATCCGCCCCCTCCCGCAAGTGCTCACCCGCCCCTCCTGTACACTACCTTCCCCGTTGATCTCTGTCTCCGGTGCGCTGGCCGGACACCGAGGTCGCGGGGCCTGAGCTCGCGCTTGGGGGGTGGTCGGCAGGGCAGACCTCGGTCGTGTGGAGGTCACCTGGTGGCAGGACGGGGTGATGCCTCCTCGCTCGCCCGTGGCGCTGCTAGCGACGACCTCGGCGGATCTGGGCCGGCTCCAGTCAAGGTCGACGGGAGGTGCAGATCTTCAAGTATGATTTAGGGCCTTACATCCCTCGCCGGCGGCTGCAGCGGCGTCAACGACGAGGTCCGTATGATGGTTCCTCGGTGCCGCCACCCTGCGACCATACACAGGGAAACCCTTCCCTCCCACCTCCTGGAGACGGGTGTTGGGTTCGGCCGGCACGGGCCTTCTGGGCCGGTTGTGCCGGGGGATTTCTCGTCTGCCCTGGGCCGTGACTCGGGGCCCAGTGCGCCACCCCTGATGGTCCTTCAGCCTGCTAAGTGAGCTCTTGCTCGGCCGGACGGATCCCAGTCGGCCATTAGGGCACCAGCTCCCGTCGGGGGTGGCTGCTTCTGCTCACTCCTCTCCCCACCAACGCTGCAACTCCTCCCCCGTTTGCTACGCCCCTCCTCCCTGCTCTGCCCGGGCCCTCGGCCCAAGCGGCGGGTGGACGGACGTGAGGCTCGCCGGATGGATGAGCCATGGCGTCCTTCCCCTAACGCTGAACGATGGGAGGCGGAGCTCCGCTCCACCATGCTCAAAGGCAAGAGCCCGGCTGCCGAGGCCGAACCAACCAGGCGCGACGAGCACTCCCAGGATTGGTCGCCCTACCATCAGCGTGGTCGCGGCCGCGATCGGGATTGCCGTTCCTCGCCCCGCCTTTCTCGGTCGCCGGCCCGGTCTGGTCGCACCGAGCAATCCCCACCTTGGTGTTACAATCCACCATAGCGACATGCTCAATTTCCCGCACCGGCCCCCAACAACCGCAATACCAGGGAAGCATTTGCAGAAGAAGAAAGCCGGCCAGCGCCCCGGCGGTGCGGCTGGGCAAGCATCCTCGGTCACCaacccccaccagcacccacaaccGTGGCTGCTGCTCCTCCGGGGGCTACGCCCGTGGTGTGTTTCAACTGTGGCGAGGAGGGGCATTGCCAAGTGGAGTGCAAGCAACCCCCGACGTGCTTCAAATGCAAGAGGATGGACCATCCGACATTGCTTTGCCCAGACCAGTCGACGGAGGGGAGCTCATGCTCTTTGGCTATGCCCTGGATGATTTGGGCTTCCTCCAGATGGACTTGTCGGAGCCGGCGGCTACACCCTCCCTGACCGCCCTCGTCTCGGTCTTGGGGGGTAAGACGGCCTCTCCGGCGATCATCATGGACGAGCTTCGACACCTCTTCCGTCCGGATTGGGATTGGGAGGTGACTCCGATCTCCGATCACGATTTCACGGCAGTGTACCCGGACCTGGTTAGCCTCCGCTACCACACTCACAGTGCGGAGCTCACCTTGGCGCTCAACAAGAATACTGTCAATATCTCGGTGCCCGAGGTCGATACCTTGGCGGTTGCGACCCTCTCGACGGTGTGGATCCAAATCCGCGGGCTCCCTCCGATTGCCAAGGAGTGTGTCATTCATAACATGTCGAGACTCCTTGGCAAGATTGTCGAGGTGGATGGTCCCTCCCTCGTCCGGGTGCCGGCGGTGCGCGCCAAGGTCAAGACCCCGGACCCTGCAAAGCTACATACTACGATAGGGATGTTCTTCAACGACATCGGCTACGACCTTCACATCTCGGTCGAGGGGGAGAACCGTGCTGCCCCTCTTGGCTCGGATGGTGGTAAAGACCCGGACGGAGATAAGGGGCGTGGGGATGGTGGTGGGGGTGGTGCCGGCCATTGCCACTCCCCCATCACCGAAGTCGCAGCCACTCCCCGAGCTTGGAGGATGATGACGAGGAGTCGCCGAGGATAGGGGTGTCTCTCAAGCATGCCGACACTGAGCACCTCCCCAAGCGGGACATGACGGCGGCACCACCGGTGGAGACCACAGTTGAGGGTGAGGATCTGCAGACCTTCACGGCGATGTTAGAGGAGGCATCGGCCGTCCGGCCAGGCTCTGCATTGGCACTGCTATTCTCCTCTCCGGTTTCTTTGACCGGGGACGAGGGGAGTAGTGATGCCAGCAGCGCGGGGCTTGACGTTTGCCCCCCTCTTCGCCTCGCTTGGCCTCGCCGCTGCCGACTGGTTCTTCGACTCCGGACCCCGGCCCCATGCCTGCGATGCTGGCTAGGGAGCAGGTGGGTCCTGTGGTTCCGGATGGCCCCTCGGCTATCCCGGCTACAACGCGGCCCCCTAGGGCCAAGGGACGGCCCCGGTCCGCGTAATCTCCGGCCACTACGGCGCGGAAGAGTTCGCGACTTGGCTCGGCTTCCAGGTTGGAGGGGGCGTCGCCCAATGCAGTGGAGAAGGCGCTGCGTCGTGCCGCGGCACAAAACCTTGACACAGGTCCATCCAACCCCATTGCTGTTTCGTTCAATACTGATGATGATTGTGATGGTTCTTTCTTGGCTTTGGCGGGTGTCCCTTTGGGTCACCTAGCTAATGTAGCGGCAGACTCCGCGATAGTTTTTCGGGGTGAGAAGGGTCCCGCGCTTGAACAAATTGCGACCATTCGGGCTAAGGAAATACTAGAAGGGTGCCTTGTGGCGGCTCGGGCCTGAGCGGCCTCCTCATCGGAAGAGATCGCTCCTCCCACACCCCGGCCATCTGGCAGGCGGGGACGCACTGACATGGTGCCGGAGGAAATAAGGGGGCAGACGTGGTCTCGAACTGCCCTACTCCAACGTGCGCTCAGTGCATCCACTACCATGGGGTCCAGGGTGGACCCCCCTAAACGAATAGACATGCTTGCCCTGTTTTGGAACCTGCGCTGCTTCGACCATGGTGGCCATCGTAGGGAGTTTATAGAATATATGAGAGAAGAGTCCATTGATGTCGTGGCGATCCAGGAGACGATGAGAACTGAGTTTTCGCTTGCGGAACTTGATCGCCTTAGTCGACACTTGTTTGCATGGCACTGGCTGCCATTTAGTGGAGTGGCGGGACACTCCTGTGGCATCCTTCCGGGAGTGAAGGACGCCACCTTTGAGGTTGGCTCCATGGACCGTGGAGAGTTCTTCGTTAGTATGGAAGTGTGGGAAAGGGCAGTCAACTTCAAGTGGGAAGTGATTGTGGTCTATGGCCCGGTGGACCATGGTCGGTCTGCTGCCTTTCTGGAGGAGCTCCGGGTCAAGATTGGCTTCGCCACCCTCCAGTGTGTTGGAGGGGACTTCAACCTTCTCCGCGCGGCGTCGGATAAGAATAACACCCGTGTTGATCTTTTGGGGATGCAATGCTTTAACGACTGGATTGCGGATCTGGGCCTCCGTGAGTTAGACAGGGTTGGGGCACGCTACACTTGGACTAATAGACAGGTGTCCCCAACCCAAAGTGTCTTCAATCGGGTGTTTATGTCACCCGAGTGGGAACTTCGGTTCCCATTAGCTACATTGCAAGCGATTACATGCATTGGATTCGACCATGTCCCCCTCCTTCTATCCTCGAAGGATGAACGGCCATGCCCCCCGCCGCGGTTTTGATTCGAGACCTTCTGGTTACGCCAACCCAGTTTCGTTGCGGTGGCCAAAGAGCATTGGGTGGCGGCCAAAGAAGAACCACACCGAGCTATGTCCACGGTGGATGAGTGATACCACCTAGCTAAATGCTCCAGACAATTCCTGAAAGGCTGGGGTGCCAACGTAGGCCGCGACATTAGGGTCCAGAAGGGTGCCCTACTCGTGGAGATTCAGGCCCTCGACCTACGTGCAGATGGTGGTGGCCTATCTTTGGACGAGTGGGCCAACGATACAGCCTCGAAGATACTCTAACGGGCATCTACGCCAAGGAGGAATAATATTGGTGACAACGGGGATCCAGGAACTGAATTCTATTTGGCGATGCAAACACAACATACTTTCAGGCTATTGCTAATGGCCATTGTAGACGATGTACCATCTCCCTGTTGTGGGATGGGGATTAGATGCTGCAGGATCCGGACGAGATTCGGAGCCATGTAGATGGGTTTTACAAGGCTATTCACCGAACGACCTAGGGGGGGCTTACCCCAATAGAGAATATTTGGGTGGTGCAACAACAGATTCCCTTGGAGGAGAATAATCCTTGCTTGCGCCCTTCGATGAGGCAGAGGTGGAGACCTTTGTCAAATCAATGAACCCCGCATCGACACCGGGTCCGGATGGTCTACCGGTTCGCTTTTTTCAAGTGTTCTCGCCAACCATCAAGGGGGATATCCTTGCCTTGTTCCTCGAATTCTCTAGAGGAACGTTAGATATGTCGCGCCTGAACTATGGGATTGTCTCACTTATCCCTAAGGTTTCGGGGGCATCGGATATCCGACAGTTCCGCCTGATCACGGTTCTGAACATGATCTTTAGGATTCTGgccaaagggtacgccactagggcggCCCTACTTGCCCCCGGATCCATCATCCTAACCAGACAATGTTTGCCAAGGGACGATTTATTTTGGATGGGGTCTTGTCCTACACGAGGTCCTTCACGAGGTCAAAAGGAAACACCTATGGGCGGTTTTCTTTAAGATTGACTTTCATAAGGCATATGATACGGTACATTGGTCCTTTCTTCGGGAGGTGATGTCGAAATGAGGTTTCGACCCCCATTGGATTGCGTGTGTTATGCAGCTCGTATCGAGCGAGCGCACGGCGGTCAATATCAATGGGGAAGTTGGTCCCTATTTCCACACGGCCCAAGGGGTGCGGCAGGGAGATCCCTTGTCACCCTTCCTTTTTAACCTTGTGGTAGACACCCTAGTGGCTATCTTGGACCTAGCAAAGATGGACGGACACATTACGGGTGTTTACCCATGATAacctacaagtataggggatcgcaaccgttttcgagggtagagtattcaacccaaatttatagattcgacatgaggggatccaaagaatatttgtaagtattagcagttgagttttcaatttaaccacacctggagattaaatatctgcaacaaagtgatcagtagcacagtagtatgatagtttgatGGTGATAGCAGTGAtagtaacagtaacggtaacagtaacaaCAATAATGATAATTTTGTAGCAGTTGTAACGCtagcaatagcaatagtaacgtagcaagaacaatatgtggaaAACTCGTAGGAATTGGATTGgcgaattcgttggatgatattcatcatatatcactcataacctagggcgacacagaactagctctagttcataaatataatgtaggcatgtattccgtaaatagtcatacgtgcttatggaaaagaacttgcatgacatcttttgtcctaccctcccgtggcagtggggtccataaggaaactaagggatattaaagccttcttttaatagagaaccggaacaaaacattaacacatagtgaatacatggactcctcaaactacggtcatcaccggaaagtatcccaactattgtcactttggggtttacggatcataacacataataggtgcatatggcttgcaagatcggatctagaacatagatataatggtgaaaacataaacggtccagatctgaaatcatggcactcgggccctagtgacaagcattaagcatagcaaagtcatagcaacatcaatctcagaacatagtggatactagggatcaagccctaacaaaactaactcgattacataatgaatctcatccaactcctcaccgaccagtgagcctacgaaggaattactcactcccggtggggagcatcatgaaattggtgatggaggatggttggtgATGGCAAAGACCGAAggttcccctctccggagccccgaacgggctccagatctggcctcccgatgaagaacatgaggtggcggcggcttcgtatcgtaaaacgcgatgaaacttcctctcctattcttttctgaaaaaataggatTTCATAGCGCCGGAATTAGGGTCAGCGGGCCTCGAGGGccccaccacccaccagggcgcttggcgcgccctggtgtcttgtgggcagccaggccccccccccctcctgtgggtcttggttccagtattttttattgcaaaataattctccaaaaagtttcgttcaaatccgagaacttctatttctgcac
This genomic window from Aegilops tauschii subsp. strangulata cultivar AL8/78 chromosome 4, Aet v6.0, whole genome shotgun sequence contains:
- the LOC109738866 gene encoding uncharacterized protein codes for the protein MGGGAPLHHAQRQEPGCRGRTNQARRALPGLVALPSAWSRPRSGLPFLAPPFSVAGPVWSHRAIPTLVLQSTIATCSISRTGPQQPQYQGSICRRRKPASAPAVRLGKHPRSPTPTSTHNRGCCSSGGYARGVFQLWRGGALPSGVQATPDVLQMQEDGPSDIALPRPVDGGELMLFGYALDDLGFLQMDLSEPAATPSLTALVSVLGGKTASPAIIMDELRHLFRPDWDWEVTPISDHDFTAVYPDLVSLRYHTHSAELTLALNKNTVNISVPEVDTLAVATLSTVWIQIRGLPPIAKECVIHNMSRLLGKIVEVDGPSLVRVPAVRAKVKTPDPAKLHTTIGMFFNDIGYDLHISVEGENRAAPLGSDGGKDPDGDKGRGDGGGGGAGHCHSPITEVAATPRAWRMMTRSRRG